The genomic window AGGAGGATGACTGCGGTAATGGCGGTGAGGATCTTATTAAAGCGTTCGCCTTTAGGGCCTGGAGTGTCATAGAGAACTGTTGCGCGTGTACTCATTAGCGCTTCACCTTCAATCGCTTGGCTGCGGCACCGAAGATCAGGCCTGTGGGCAGGGTCAGAATAATGAAGCCCAGGGCGATCACGCCGAAGATCACAAACACCTGGTCGGCGTGGCTTTCCACGGAGGATTTCATCAGCAAGGAGGCCTCAGCTACGCCGATGACCGAGGCGATAGTGGTGTTCTTGGTCAAAGCGATGAGCGTGTTGCCGAGGGGAACGATCGCCCCGCGCAGTGCCTGCGGGAAGATAATGTGGCGGAAGTTTTGTATGAAGGTCAGGCCCAGTGAACGAGCTGCTTCTGCCTGGCCAAAAGGCACCGTATTGATGCCGGAACGCAGGGACTCCGCCACGAAGCTGGAGGTGTAAATAACAAAAGCCAGCACCGCCAGGCGGAAGTTATTTTGGCTGGTGAAGCTCGGGCCCTCGGCGGCGAGCGTGACGTCAAGATTCACGTACAAGCCAAGGGAAGCAAAGAGCACGATCAACGTCAGCGGCGTGTTGCGCGTGATGTCGATGTACACGGTGGCAATCGTGCGCAAAATGGCAACGGGAGAAACGCGCATGGCGGTCAAAATGGTGCCAAGGATCATGGAACCGATAGCGGATGCCACGGTGAGCTTGATCGTCATCCAAAAAGCCGGGAGCAGTTTGGGGGCCATATCGGCCCAAAGTTCTGCGCTCATGATGTGTCCTCCTTCCTATTTCTTCTCTTCGGTGAAAGACAAATCACCGATCTTCGGCTTGGCTCCGGGTTCGATGGCATCGCCCAGGTTCTTCTTGATGATCTTTTCGTACTCACCAGAATCGTGAAGGGCGTTGAGCGCCTCATTGACTTCCGCCACAGAATCCGGCTGGCCCTTGGCCATGCCAATGCCATAATTTTCGTTTGTCCAGTAGGCGCCGTCTTCCTTCTTCAGCTCGATCACCTTCATGGTGCCCGGATACTGCTGGGCAAAGCCCGCGAGGATGGTGGCGTCGGTGCTTAAGGCATCCACCTTGCCGCGCGCGAGTGCCTCAACGCAGGCGGAATAGGTGTCGAACTCTTGAAGCTGCACTTCAGGCAGGGCCTTCTTGATCTTTTGTGCAGGGGTAGAGCCGGTGACGGAGCAGAGTTTGGTTTCGGAGGTCATGTCCTGCAGGCCGCTGATCGGATCATCGGCGCGCACCAAAATGGCCTGGTGCGTGAGCAGGTAGGGGCCTGCAAAATCCACGGCACGAAGGCGCGATGCGCTAATGGAGTAGGTAGCGGCAATCATGTCTACTTCGCCGTTATTAATCAGCGTCTCGCGTTGCGCCGAAGGGGTCTCGCGCCAGGTAATCTCCGGTTCTTCCCAGCCGTGCTTGTTGGCAATGTAGCTGACCACGAAGCGAGAAACATCCGGGTCTACACCCACAAATTCCTTCTCGGGTGTGCGTGCGCCCAGGCCCGGCTGATCGTACTTGGTGCCTAGTACCACGTGGCCGCCTTCAATATCGTCCAGCAAGTTTCGCGGCCCTGAGTTGGAACACGCACTCAACCCAGCGGTGCAGGTGAATGCGAGGATGGCGGCGAGTCCGCCTTTGAACAGTTGTTTCATCGCTGCACCTTCTAGTGGCCGAGGATCTTGCCCAGGAAGTCCTTGGCACGATCCGATTCGGGGTTGGTGAAGAACTCTTCGGGCGTGCGATCTTCCACGATTTCACCGTCGGCCATGAACAGGATGCGGTCGGCTGCCTTGCGGGCAAAGCCCATTTCGTGAGTCACGCACACCATCGTCATGCCTTCGCGTGCGAGGTCATCCATCACCTCAAGGACCTCGTTGATCATTTCGGGGTCGAGGGCAGAGGTTGGTTCGTCGAAAAGCATCACTTTCGGATCCATGGCCAGGGCGCGCGCAATCGCCACGCGCTGCTGCTGCCCGCCGGAAAGCTGCGCGGGGTATTTTTCGGCCTGCTGTGCGATGCCCACGCGCTCGAGCAGTTCCATGGCGCGCTTGCGGGCGGCTTCTTTGGACTGACCGCGTACTTTCATGGGTGCGAGGGTCACATTGTCGAGGATGGTCATGTGGCTAAACAGGTTGAATTGCTGGAACACCATGCCTACCTCTGCGCGAAGCTTCGCCAGCTCCTTGCCTTCTTCCGGCAGCAGTTCGCCGTTGATGCGGATTTCGCCTTCATCAATGGTTTCAAGGCGGTTGATCGTGCGGCAGAGGGTGGACTTGCCGGAACCTGAGGGGCCGAGGAGCACAACAACCTGGCGGGCTGGAATTTCCAGGTTGATGTTGCGCAGCGCGTGATAGTCGCCAAAGTGCTTGTTCACGCCCTTGAGGGAAATCATCGGCGTTGATGTGGTGTCTGTCATACGGGAATCATAGAGTATGACGATTCACAGTCAAAGCGCGATGCTCGCTTTTTGCTTTTCGACGACCCCCGCTCAACCCCTCCCGCGAAAGTATTAGGATTGGTGCATGACTAAACGGATCCTGCACATCGTCACCAACGTTGCCAAGTATGAAACGAAACCCGAACGTCCAACCGGACTCTGGCTCTCCGAACTCACCCACGCCTGGGACGAATTTGAAGCACAAGGCTACGAGCAACATATCGCGAGCCCTAAGGGAGGGTTCTGCCCAATCGAGCCGCAATCGCTGAAGTTCCCATTCTTCGACGAATCGGCCAAGGCTTGGTACACCAACATCCAACGCATGCAACTGCTCGGCGACACAGCAGCCGTTGCGGACTTGGACGCCGAGGCTTATGACGCCATCTACCTCACGGGTGGCCACGGCGTCATGTTCGACTTCCCCGAAAGCGAAGGCCTGCAACACCTGATTCGCGACATCGCCGATCGTGGCGGTGTGGTTGCCTCGGTGTGCCACGGCTACTGCGGACTCGTGAACGTGCGAGACACGCACGGAGAACTGCTAGTGAACGGACGCAAACTCACAGGTTTTTCATGGATGGAAGAAAAAGTTGCGGGCGTATCCAAGATCGTGCCCTACAACATAGAGGAACGCATCAAAGAACGAGGCGCAGAGTACTCAAAGAAGCCGATCCCGTTTGTCTCCAATGTGGTGGTGGATGAACGCCTGGTCACTGGGCAGAATCCGAGTTCTGCAAAAGCAGTGGCTGAGGCCGTGGTAGAGACGATGGGCTAAGAATTGATCCCGTGGTGTGCGGCGCTGTGCGGGTAGAAGGGCTCGCATTTGATAACTCTTGATGACTGCGGCCAAGTTATCAAAAAGATATAAGACGACGGGACATGGTGCATGAAGATCGATCTAGAGCGCGTCATCGTCCGGCTCGGGGCGCCTGCGATAGCTCCGGGAGTGGCAGAAGTACGCATGCTCCCAGAACATTATTTCCCGCACCACTGGCCTGAAACTGAGCAACATTTGCCGGTTCTTTCCGGTGAACCTGGGCGCCGCGAACTCTGCCGCGAGGATCTCTTTGCGCTGGGTGCAGCGGCGAGCGGGCCGGAGGACATGCGCAATTTCTACGTTGCGGTGTGTGCCTGGGGTGCGGGAACAAGTGCGCTGAGCGCTTATCGTCTGGCGCGTCCCCTTGCGGAACCTGAACTGGAAGAACACCTTTGGGCAGGGCTTCGTCGCGCTCAGCGAGGTGACGCGCTCGGTGCGTATGAGGCGCTGAGCGGAGAACATCGCGTGCGTTTTCTAGGGCCTGCATTCTTTAGCAAGCTCATGCACTTCATGGCGCCGCCGCCGGAGGTGGGCGACGTGCGCCCGCCGCTCATTTTGGATTCACGAGTGGCACAGGCGCTGGGGTGGCGCAAGACGGCGTCGTGGTCGCTGGCTGAGTACCGCGCCTACCTGGACGCGGCGGAGGAACTGCGTGCGCGTTGGCGTCCCGATCTGCCACTTGACGTGGTTGAATACCAACTCTTTGCCGTGGGGAAACAACCCTGAGCGCACTCAAATGGGAAAGCTGCCCCTGCTTCACCGGCGCCGTGGTGCACAGCTCAGCGAACGCTCCAAGTTGCCAGAGGGTCGCGCTTGCTGCGCCCATGCCATTGCACTAGGCCTTGCTCGCGTAGGGCATTGAGGTGCCGCAGCACCGTGGGTCGCGCTAACCCCAGCAAGGCGGTGAGCTGCCCAGTTCCAAGCGGCTTGTCTGCGAGTTTGAGTTCATTGACGATGCGGGTTGCGGTTGCGCTCATGCTTTTGGGCAGGGCCTGCGCGGTGGTGGTTTCGCTGAAGAGCGTGAGGCGCACTGCCTCTGTGAATTGTTGGTATTGGGGATCGGCAAAGCCCGCGTCGCGCATGGCTTGGCACATCCGACGAATCCCTGCTCCCCGCGCCTCGCTCACGCCCAAATCCGCGCACACCCGCGCCACCCGAGGATTCCGCGCATTACGAAACAGTCTGCTCGCAGTGTGTGGATTGGTGTTATTAGGAAAGCGCCCAGGGCTGGTGATCTCAATGCGATTATCAAACACCCGCACCCGCACATGATCCCCGGCCATGGCATAAGAACGATGGATCACAGCGTTGCGCAGCCCCTCCAACCACGCCTCAGGCGGAACGGCGGTTCCTAGCTTTTCGACGCCCCTCGCCGCCGCCCGAATCTGCTCCGGGATGGAGCCTTCGCAGCGAATCACCTCGTGCTCTCCACGAACCTCTACAAATGCGTAGGGGAACATCGTTTGTGGGCGCTTCGCCAGCAGCAGGTACGCAGCGATGCACACGTGGCCTTCCTGCGTGAGCAGGTCACGCGCACGCAGCGCTTTCTTAGGAGAGGACGTGCCTAAAGCCCGCTGAAACTCACCCAGCAGCTTTTGATCCAAGAGGATCCGGAAGTAGGCGGTGTTCCCTACAGATCGTGCGGTAAATCCTTCAACCTCGCGGTCCCACGCCAATTCCTGGCGCTGATTCAAGTTCAGTTTTCTATTCCGGGTGCCCACGCGCATAAAGCAATCACCATTATTGAGCTCGTGGAAGTAGTGCCAGGGATCCACGTACACCAGCGAAAAGTCGGGGTAGTCGCGGAAGTGGGCGCGAACATCGGGGTGGATGAGGTTGCGGGCTTCGTCGAAAAGCTCTCTACCACCTGGGTAAATGATGGTGCCGCCTTCGGCGTTATGGAAGGAGAGGAGGGTGATCGCGAGTTCGCGAGCAGTGGTGGATTCGGGCAGTTTTGAGAACCACTGGCTTTCGCGAAGTTTTGGCAGTTCAGCGCTGGCGAATTTCTTGCCTTGAGAGACCACGCGCGCGGCCTGAGCAGACAGGCTTGTGGGGGAAGGATTTGGCCGCACAGACATGCTCTAACTCTAACACTGTTCGGAGCTGAGTTCTCCCGAAGCGAAACGGCAAATGGTGTGATCGAGCTGCACCAAACTCATGACTTCACTGTACTTTGGGGCTATGAATACTGCTCTCGATCAACGCTGCGAAGATTACGTTCAAGCACTGGTTCAGCTCAGCCCGCTTACTGCTACAGCCTGGGGAATGGATCAGGACAACGCCACTGACATCGACGCTTTCACTCCCGAGTATCACCAGCAGATGGCCGATCTTGCTCGTGAGCTGCGCGACTTTGCCCAAAGTTACACGGCGCAAGGCCCGCAGGATGAGGTCACGCGCAGCACGCTGATTGATCGCCTAGGTGTGGAGTTGGAGGCTTTTGAGACGGGTGAGCATTTGCGTCACGTGAATAACATCACCTGCCCGGTGCAGTGGATTCGAGACACCCTGCTGCAAATGCCAGCGGAAACGGAGCAGCAGTGCGAGGTGATAGCCGCCCGAGTGGCAAATATTCCCGCTGCTCTTGGTGGGTACAAGCAGTGCCTGGAGCTGGGGCAATCGCGGGGATTGCTGCCCGCTGCGCGCCAGGTTGTCGGTGTGCAAGAGGATCTACGTGCTTTCGCTAAGAAGCTGCCAGTAGAAAACACCGAGGTGAGCGCCTTCTTGGATGAATTCGCGCGGTGGATGGGCACGCTGGACTGTGCGGAGGAAGATGCCGTCGGGCGCGAGCGCTATGAGCTCGCCAGCCGCCAGTGGGTGGGTGCCACGGTGAATCTGGAGGAGGCCTATGCGTGGGGCAAGCAGCGCCTGGCTGAAATCGTGGCCGAGCAGGAGCGCATCGCAGCAAAACTCTACGGGGAAGGCACGAGTGTGCAGGAGGCGATGCAGCGCCTCAACCAGGAGGAACGCTACACCGTCCATGGTGTGGAAGCGCTGAAAGCATGGATGCAAGAACGTTCCGATGAGGCACTCAACGCGCTTGCCGGGGAGCACTTCGATATTGAAGGCCCCGCGCGGCAGCTTGAATGCTGCATCGATCCGGCTGGAACCGGCGGCATCTTCTACACCCCGCCAAGCGCGGATTTTTCGCGCCCCGGACGCATGTGGTGGTCTGTTCCTGCAGGCCAAGAAGAGTTTCATACATGGCAGGAGCTCACCACCGTCTACCACGAGGGCGTTCCTGGCCATCATTTGCAGTGCAGTGCCGCCATGCAGCAGCCTCTCAACACATTCCGCCGCATCGCGTGCTGGAATTCCGGCCACGGCGAGGGCTGGGCGCTCTACGCGGAGCAGCTCATGGCGGAGCTCGGCTATCACGAAGATCCTGCTACCCGCATGGGGCTTCTCGACGCACAACGTCTGCGCGCCGCGCGTGTTGTGTTGGACATCGGCTTCCACTTGGGCCTGCCCAACCCGGATGGTGGTGAATGGGACTACGAATACGCCTGGGAATTCTTGGCCACGCATTCCTCCATGGATGTGCCAAACCGACGCTTTGAGCTCATGCGCTACCTAGGCTGGCCCGGCCAGGCACCGTCCTACGCCCTAGGCCAGCGCCTATGGGAGCAACTGCGTGATGACGCCCTTGCGCAGGGGATGAGCCTTCGCGAATTCCACAGCAAGGCACTGGCGGTGGGGAGTGTGCCCATGAGCATCCTGCGCGAGGCAGTGCTGGGTGGTAAGTAAAAGCCCTGGGCCGGTGGGTCTAGTGCCCGCGGGCAATCCACTCCTCTAGGTGCGGTGCCTCTTTCCCGATCTCGGTGGCGTCACCATGGCCGGTGTACACCTCGGTGTCGCCGGGCAGCGTGAGCAGTTTGTGGCGGATCGAGTCGATGATCGTCTCAAATGAACTGTACTTGCGTCCAGTGGCACCCGGTCCGCCGGCGAAGAGCGTGTCGCCGGAGAACAGCACCTTGGCGTCTGGCAGATAAAAGGCGCATGAGCCGGGGGAGTGGCCTGGCGTATTCATCACTTTCAGCTCGGAGCCTGAGATGTGGAACGTGGTGTCGTCATCAAGCTCCTCAAAAGGCAGGTCTTGATGCGTTTCCTGCCATAGGGGCTTGTCGCCGGGGTGGAGGAAGATGCGTGCGTCAAAGTGTTCGGCGAGCTTCGGTGCCACATTGACGTGATCATTGTGTGCGTGGGAGCAGAGCACGCCGAGTACATTTCGATTGCCAACTGCCTCGATGATGGGTTGGGCGTCGTGGGCGGCGTCGATGATGTAGCAATCGTGGTCGTCGCCAAGCACCCAAATGTTGTTGTCTACTTCCCACTCGCCACCGTCGAGCGCGAAGATGCCGTGGGTGACCACGCGATCAATGCGGAGTCCGGATTCAGAAGTGCTCATGGGTGCTCCATTTCTACGACGGATCGCAGGACCTTGCCCTGCTTCATGGTGTCAAATGCCTGCTCCACCTCGTGCAGGCCGATGCGCTCGTCCACAAAGGTGTCTAGGGGGAAGCGTCCCTGTTGGAACAGTGCGGTGTACATGGGGAAATCGCGTTCCGGCAGGCAGTCGCCGTACCAAGAGGATTTCAACGCGCCGCCGCGACCAAAGACGTCCAGCAGCGGCAGTTTCAATTTCATGTCGGGGGCAGGAACACCCACCAGCACCACGCGTCCGGCGAGGTCGCGGATGTAGAACGCCTGCTCATAGGTCTCGGGGCGGCCCACCGCATCAACAGCCACGTCTACGCCAAAGCCGCCGGTGAGTTCCTGGACCTTTTCCACCAGATCTTCGCGGCTCAAACCCTTGGAGTTGATGGTATGTGTGGCGCCGAATTCCTCGCGGGCGCGGGTGAGCTTCTCATCGGAAATATCGATGGCGATGATGGTGGTGGCACCCGCAAGCGCGGCACCAGCCACCGCGGCCATGCCCACCCCGCCTGCGCCAATCACGGCAATGGATTCGCCGCGCTGGATCGCGCCGGTATTCACGGCGGCACCAAGACCAGCCATGATGCCGCAGCCAAGCAAACCAACAGCGGCGGGATCAGCCCCAGCATCAACGCGGGTGCACTGCTTCTCATGCACCAAGGTCTTTTCTACAAAAGCGCCAATACCCAGTGCGGCCTCAAGTTTGGTGCCGTCTTCCAATGTCATGGGCTTGGAGGCATTGTGGGTATCAAAGCAGTACTTGGGCTCGCCCTTCTTACAGGCACGGCACTCACCGCACACGGCTCGCCAGTTGAGCACCACAAAGTCACCGACGGCGACGTGCTCCACCGCTGAGCCGACGGCCTCTACCACGCCCGCCGCCTCGTGGCCGAGCAGGAAGGGGAAGTTATCGCTGATGTCGCCGTCGCGGTAGGCGAGGTCGGTGTGGCACACGCCGCATGCTTGGATCTTCACTACAACGTCATTGGCGCCGGGTTCGGGAATGCAGATGGTGGTGGAAGTAGTGGGGGCGTTGGCCTCGGTAGCGATGATGCCTTGGACTCGTGTGTATTCAGACACTGTGCTCCTTCATCTTCGCGGACGCCCTGGTGGCGAAACCGCGGGTTGGGTGCGATTGGCCGGAGAGGAAACCGGCGTTTGGGGGCAATGCTACCCACGCATAACCTCAGCCCGCCTAAGGAAAATAGCGTTCACTTCCATTTGTTTTGGGCGACGCCCGGGCGAGGAGAAAGAGCTCTTTTTATAGAGAAAGCACTCCCAAATGGGGGTAGGGATTGAGTGGTGGGGGGTAACGCCCTTTGTCGAGTTCTCGACAATCCATAAGTGCGCTGCATGCGCGAATGGCGCCCGAGAGAGCAAGAACCGCATGCGTTTCTGCAAATGTTTTGCTATCAAACGGGCAACCGTTTGCCCCTGCAGCAACACTGATAGACACTTAAAGCTAAGGATTGTCGTTCCTTAGAAATGTGAACAACAGCGCGCGTGAACAACGTGCGCACCATAGAGTTAGGCAAGACATGCGCGAATTGGCAATGCTTGTGGGAGCTTTGCGCCGCAAGTGGTGGGTCATCTTCCTCACCGCAG from Corynebacterium gerontici includes these protein-coding regions:
- a CDS encoding amino acid ABC transporter permease codes for the protein MSAELWADMAPKLLPAFWMTIKLTVASAIGSMILGTILTAMRVSPVAILRTIATVYIDITRNTPLTLIVLFASLGLYVNLDVTLAAEGPSFTSQNNFRLAVLAFVIYTSSFVAESLRSGINTVPFGQAEAARSLGLTFIQNFRHIIFPQALRGAIVPLGNTLIALTKNTTIASVIGVAEASLLMKSSVESHADQVFVIFGVIALGFIILTLPTGLIFGAAAKRLKVKR
- a CDS encoding glutamate ABC transporter substrate-binding protein yields the protein MKQLFKGGLAAILAFTCTAGLSACSNSGPRNLLDDIEGGHVVLGTKYDQPGLGARTPEKEFVGVDPDVSRFVVSYIANKHGWEEPEITWRETPSAQRETLINNGEVDMIAATYSISASRLRAVDFAGPYLLTHQAILVRADDPISGLQDMTSETKLCSVTGSTPAQKIKKALPEVQLQEFDTYSACVEALARGKVDALSTDATILAGFAQQYPGTMKVIELKKEDGAYWTNENYGIGMAKGQPDSVAEVNEALNALHDSGEYEKIIKKNLGDAIEPGAKPKIGDLSFTEEKK
- a CDS encoding DUF885 domain-containing protein is translated as MNTALDQRCEDYVQALVQLSPLTATAWGMDQDNATDIDAFTPEYHQQMADLARELRDFAQSYTAQGPQDEVTRSTLIDRLGVELEAFETGEHLRHVNNITCPVQWIRDTLLQMPAETEQQCEVIAARVANIPAALGGYKQCLELGQSRGLLPAARQVVGVQEDLRAFAKKLPVENTEVSAFLDEFARWMGTLDCAEEDAVGRERYELASRQWVGATVNLEEAYAWGKQRLAEIVAEQERIAAKLYGEGTSVQEAMQRLNQEERYTVHGVEALKAWMQERSDEALNALAGEHFDIEGPARQLECCIDPAGTGGIFYTPPSADFSRPGRMWWSVPAGQEEFHTWQELTTVYHEGVPGHHLQCSAAMQQPLNTFRRIACWNSGHGEGWALYAEQLMAELGYHEDPATRMGLLDAQRLRAARVVLDIGFHLGLPNPDGGEWDYEYAWEFLATHSSMDVPNRRFELMRYLGWPGQAPSYALGQRLWEQLRDDALAQGMSLREFHSKALAVGSVPMSILREAVLGGK
- a CDS encoding S-(hydroxymethyl)mycothiol dehydrogenase, whose product is MIATEANAPTTSTTICIPEPGANDVVVKIQACGVCHTDLAYRDGDISDNFPFLLGHEAAGVVEAVGSAVEHVAVGDFVVLNWRAVCGECRACKKGEPKYCFDTHNASKPMTLEDGTKLEAALGIGAFVEKTLVHEKQCTRVDAGADPAAVGLLGCGIMAGLGAAVNTGAIQRGESIAVIGAGGVGMAAVAGAALAGATTIIAIDISDEKLTRAREEFGATHTINSKGLSREDLVEKVQELTGGFGVDVAVDAVGRPETYEQAFYIRDLAGRVVLVGVPAPDMKLKLPLLDVFGRGGALKSSWYGDCLPERDFPMYTALFQQGRFPLDTFVDERIGLHEVEQAFDTMKQGKVLRSVVEMEHP
- a CDS encoding type 1 glutamine amidotransferase domain-containing protein, with the protein product MTKRILHIVTNVAKYETKPERPTGLWLSELTHAWDEFEAQGYEQHIASPKGGFCPIEPQSLKFPFFDESAKAWYTNIQRMQLLGDTAAVADLDAEAYDAIYLTGGHGVMFDFPESEGLQHLIRDIADRGGVVASVCHGYCGLVNVRDTHGELLVNGRKLTGFSWMEEKVAGVSKIVPYNIEERIKERGAEYSKKPIPFVSNVVVDERLVTGQNPSSAKAVAEAVVETMG
- a CDS encoding ATP-binding protein, yielding MSVRPNPSPTSLSAQAARVVSQGKKFASAELPKLRESQWFSKLPESTTARELAITLLSFHNAEGGTIIYPGGRELFDEARNLIHPDVRAHFRDYPDFSLVYVDPWHYFHELNNGDCFMRVGTRNRKLNLNQRQELAWDREVEGFTARSVGNTAYFRILLDQKLLGEFQRALGTSSPKKALRARDLLTQEGHVCIAAYLLLAKRPQTMFPYAFVEVRGEHEVIRCEGSIPEQIRAAARGVEKLGTAVPPEAWLEGLRNAVIHRSYAMAGDHVRVRVFDNRIEITSPGRFPNNTNPHTASRLFRNARNPRVARVCADLGVSEARGAGIRRMCQAMRDAGFADPQYQQFTEAVRLTLFSETTTAQALPKSMSATATRIVNELKLADKPLGTGQLTALLGLARPTVLRHLNALREQGLVQWHGRSKRDPLATWSVR
- a CDS encoding amino acid ABC transporter ATP-binding protein → MISLKGVNKHFGDYHALRNINLEIPARQVVVLLGPSGSGKSTLCRTINRLETIDEGEIRINGELLPEEGKELAKLRAEVGMVFQQFNLFSHMTILDNVTLAPMKVRGQSKEAARKRAMELLERVGIAQQAEKYPAQLSGGQQQRVAIARALAMDPKVMLFDEPTSALDPEMINEVLEVMDDLAREGMTMVCVTHEMGFARKAADRILFMADGEIVEDRTPEEFFTNPESDRAKDFLGKILGH
- a CDS encoding MBL fold metallo-hydrolase encodes the protein MSTSESGLRIDRVVTHGIFALDGGEWEVDNNIWVLGDDHDCYIIDAAHDAQPIIEAVGNRNVLGVLCSHAHNDHVNVAPKLAEHFDARIFLHPGDKPLWQETHQDLPFEELDDDTTFHISGSELKVMNTPGHSPGSCAFYLPDAKVLFSGDTLFAGGPGATGRKYSSFETIIDSIRHKLLTLPGDTEVYTGHGDATEIGKEAPHLEEWIARGH